In the Enterococcus saigonensis genome, one interval contains:
- a CDS encoding SpaA isopeptide-forming pilin-related protein, with protein sequence MKNYQGSATLTKKDAKGNPLAKAEFKVVTSDGQKVQEGLTSNDQGVVTVENLAPGKYQFIETKAPTGYVLNATPVDFTILPSVKGKPKTVVAADNFINYQGAAKLIKKDAQQQVLSQAQFKVIDSRGKTVAENLLSNDKGEVLVQNLAPGQYRFVETKAPNGYLLNDQTVPFEIKETAKGQPETVIASDNFVNYKGAFKIHKVNSQKQGLQGAEFTLYNSDKQKLTTATSDEKGDVTFNELAPGTYYFQETKAPVHEDDTPYIINPALIKVVIPTHAKGDPHVFNFGDFQNFKAKAVIKKVGDAGSVAGATFELYRIEDGIQQLERTIVVPESGQIDLDDLGVGSYKLIEIKAAPGYVVNSQAIYFVVNEEGQADQSDQMDFNNYQSEIIGHKVDEDKKPLAGAKFAIYASQDGQKVGEALTVLNNKGEATQEITTDDSGEIYAKGLAVGEYVLVETKAPAGFIQDTTPHTFAITAQQGKPVPVELGDFINYQGQASLKKTDDKDNPLAQAVFQVIDDAGKIVAKDLVTNEKGLVQVDQLAPGNYQFVEVKSAPGYILNTEKIPFTIAEKNEGQPDPITVAMINYKGSVTWQKTDEKGQGLAGAVFHVKDDTTHKSVTVTVDKTGHATLTDLAPGTYTIKEAKAPTGYQLSEKTYQFVIPASEKGKPETLVLADIVNHKLPPEDKPKQPTPTDKKKHYPKTNDQNNYLLVFVGFVLIAFSTGLILRKRK encoded by the coding sequence TTGAAAAACTATCAAGGCAGTGCCACACTTACCAAAAAAGATGCTAAAGGAAATCCTTTAGCCAAAGCAGAATTTAAAGTTGTAACTTCAGACGGTCAAAAAGTTCAAGAAGGTTTAACTTCAAATGACCAAGGTGTTGTCACAGTCGAAAACTTAGCTCCAGGCAAATATCAGTTTATTGAAACCAAAGCACCAACTGGTTATGTCTTAAATGCAACACCAGTAGACTTCACCATTTTACCAAGTGTAAAAGGAAAACCTAAAACAGTAGTGGCAGCAGATAATTTTATCAATTATCAGGGTGCCGCCAAATTGATTAAAAAAGATGCCCAACAGCAGGTGTTGTCACAAGCACAATTTAAAGTCATTGATAGTAGGGGGAAAACGGTAGCTGAAAATCTGCTATCAAATGATAAAGGTGAAGTACTCGTCCAAAACCTAGCACCCGGACAGTATCGTTTTGTGGAAACAAAAGCCCCCAATGGTTACTTATTAAATGATCAAACAGTACCTTTTGAAATTAAAGAAACAGCGAAAGGACAGCCAGAAACAGTTATTGCCAGTGATAATTTTGTGAACTATAAAGGAGCTTTCAAAATTCATAAAGTCAACAGCCAAAAACAAGGGTTACAAGGAGCTGAATTTACTTTATACAATAGCGACAAGCAAAAATTAACCACGGCAACCAGTGATGAAAAAGGCGATGTCACTTTTAATGAATTGGCACCTGGTACTTATTATTTCCAAGAGACCAAAGCGCCCGTTCACGAAGACGACACACCGTATATTATTAATCCAGCATTGATTAAAGTCGTTATTCCAACGCATGCAAAAGGAGATCCCCACGTATTTAATTTTGGTGATTTCCAAAACTTTAAGGCAAAAGCAGTGATAAAAAAAGTCGGTGATGCAGGATCAGTGGCTGGGGCAACATTTGAATTGTACCGGATCGAAGATGGAATACAACAATTGGAAAGAACGATTGTTGTACCAGAAAGTGGTCAAATTGATTTAGATGATTTGGGCGTTGGCAGTTATAAATTAATTGAAATAAAAGCAGCGCCAGGCTATGTTGTGAACAGTCAAGCGATTTATTTTGTCGTCAATGAAGAAGGACAAGCAGATCAAAGCGACCAAATGGATTTCAATAATTATCAATCAGAAATTATTGGCCACAAAGTAGACGAAGATAAAAAACCGCTAGCAGGTGCAAAATTTGCAATTTATGCCAGTCAAGACGGTCAAAAAGTCGGCGAAGCATTGACTGTTCTAAACAACAAAGGAGAAGCTACACAGGAGATTACAACCGATGATAGTGGTGAAATTTATGCCAAAGGGTTGGCAGTTGGTGAATACGTATTGGTTGAAACAAAAGCACCAGCAGGATTTATTCAAGATACCACTCCCCATACTTTTGCTATTACAGCACAACAAGGCAAACCAGTGCCAGTTGAATTAGGAGACTTTATTAATTATCAAGGACAAGCAAGTTTGAAAAAGACAGATGATAAAGATAATCCACTTGCACAAGCAGTCTTTCAAGTAATTGATGACGCTGGCAAAATTGTTGCAAAAGATTTGGTAACCAATGAAAAAGGTCTTGTTCAGGTGGATCAATTGGCGCCTGGTAATTATCAGTTTGTGGAAGTAAAATCGGCGCCAGGTTATATTCTAAATACTGAAAAAATTCCATTTACAATTGCGGAGAAAAATGAAGGTCAACCAGATCCGATTACAGTAGCCATGATTAATTACAAAGGAAGTGTGACATGGCAAAAAACTGATGAAAAAGGGCAAGGGTTAGCTGGCGCGGTATTCCATGTAAAAGATGATACTACCCATAAAAGTGTAACTGTGACAGTTGATAAAACGGGACATGCTACTTTGACAGATTTAGCACCAGGAACATATACGATTAAAGAAGCAAAAGCCCCAACAGGCTATCAATTAAGTGAAAAAACGTATCAGTTTGTCATTCCAGCCAGTGAAAAAGGGAAACCTGAAACACTTGTACTGGCGGACATTGTTAATCATAAGTTACCGCCAGAAGATAAACCAAAACAACCAACCCCTACGGATAAGAAAAAGCATTATCCTAAAACAAATGATCAAAATAATTATCTGCTTGTTTTTGTCGGTTTTGTTTTGATTGCTTTTTCTACCGGTCTTATTTTGCGAAAACGAAAATAA
- a CDS encoding collagen binding domain-containing protein, producing the protein MMGKQKYNYRIVYLFMALLLFMQGMTPLVAVAQTVTNDWTLEAIQQDGDQLLLTVKGKNEKEATIKYSDNVDLTNAKWQSGSVVPAVHIDNQNKKITLAKSQTQKEDVLILQTKANTLQQLRSDITFTYGSQQLAFAAEQTSSTTTSPTTESTEKSSDTATQITSTSESVTTENPKSSEGTKESDTSDSALAPAATDNKKPADNPNDIRTYFPNGEGTIITDSQIFFTDKDGKPIEPPIPADATIRMTYDWAIPESVRQKIKAGDYFEFHLPAELVPSREMSGALKDAQGNTYANYVVGKDGTVRFTFTEDVVNSSDITGDFYFETHFETNHIDGPGDITIHYPTEDNLPPVDVTIRPATETQIDKQGHFDKTPNPSKVAWTVDINQAMKEHTNLTITETWPQGIAYDSVKVYELVMNLDGTVKEVSRQLAPSEYTVDQNGNVKIKGKTNNAYRLIYQSTIKESAIPDKGGKVSFTNEAALTSEEVTDDLTAKATVTNSYGKLLEKKQTGYNSDKQEFSWQIKYNYGEKNISKEQAVLTDTMSENLTFEPDSLVLHRITFDKNGKEIIGAELTSPADYQVVYDTSKNQFVLKFAHDVNYAVKIDYKTKVNTLVTGNTDVDNQVVVDTGGDGQEGGDDGTAQQQNIIKNLGNVDYANKTAIWKLEVNKNNYYMENAVITDTFQPIPGLSLAQSHLTESKYDLTIETKSGKKLFAKQDYDLTVQKNQAGQQTGFTIKFIGEYAKTTESFIIYYKTNFDVTGLDPDGKTGPDSFINHATITWTDKEGGKHHSDDEKPFKPHDPFTLNAQKSGVYNAVTKEITWTIVVNLSHNQLHNATLTDQIIDNQSYVDGSLKVFNAQTQPDGNVYINEKDEVTNQMQAIKEPTGDNDQTLSLHFPEGIANTYAIVFKTSLADKVIEGSKEYDNVADYENNNDDRKVTGEVSVYHGGETLAKEGLQDPDDPDYVLWHVTINGAQSTLDDVVITDHPSINQVLDEDSVVLYQTQVAEDGTITPDKTKPLVAGKDYTLEVKTDNETGQQTLEVKMAHIETAYYMEYRSLILSSTTGSQDKVSNNVTIKGTGTKVIEGSDGQDVTVQVDNSGGNASGKRGKIVIQKTKEDGQTPLSGAHFQLLDMKKEHVLREGTVTEDGKITFGGLPLGSYKLVETQAPTGFTISDELAAGKTIEITEATTEEDAPSLIIKNEPNKVILKKVGEQGTVLPNAQFRLEKLTSKIVGSSFWQEIPLLQQSRTDENGILEVDGLETGIYRFVEVFAPSGFVRDETSHIFVV; encoded by the coding sequence ATGATGGGAAAACAAAAATATAACTATCGGATCGTGTATCTTTTTATGGCGTTGCTTTTGTTCATGCAAGGAATGACACCCTTAGTAGCAGTTGCACAGACAGTGACAAATGATTGGACGCTGGAAGCAATTCAACAAGATGGGGATCAGTTGTTGCTAACAGTCAAAGGTAAAAACGAAAAAGAAGCGACCATTAAATATTCAGATAATGTTGATTTAACCAATGCAAAGTGGCAATCTGGCAGTGTGGTCCCAGCGGTACACATTGATAATCAAAATAAGAAAATTACGCTTGCAAAAAGCCAGACACAAAAAGAAGATGTATTGATCTTACAGACGAAGGCCAACACGTTACAGCAATTACGTTCTGATATCACGTTTACATATGGCAGTCAACAACTTGCGTTTGCTGCTGAGCAAACGTCTAGCACAACGACTTCACCAACAACAGAAAGTACAGAAAAGTCGAGTGACACCGCAACGCAGATAACAAGTACAAGTGAAAGTGTTACAACGGAAAATCCTAAATCATCAGAAGGAACAAAAGAAAGTGATACCTCTGATTCTGCTTTAGCACCTGCAGCTACTGATAATAAGAAGCCAGCAGATAATCCCAACGATATTCGGACTTATTTTCCAAATGGAGAAGGGACCATTATTACGGACAGTCAGATTTTCTTTACAGATAAAGATGGCAAACCGATTGAACCACCAATTCCTGCTGATGCAACGATTCGAATGACTTATGATTGGGCTATTCCGGAATCAGTGCGGCAAAAGATAAAAGCTGGTGATTATTTTGAATTTCACTTACCAGCTGAACTAGTTCCAAGCCGGGAAATGTCAGGGGCGTTAAAAGATGCACAAGGTAACACGTATGCAAATTATGTTGTAGGAAAAGACGGTACGGTACGCTTTACTTTTACAGAAGATGTTGTTAACTCGAGTGATATTACTGGCGATTTTTATTTTGAAACACATTTTGAGACCAATCATATTGATGGACCAGGAGACATTACGATTCATTATCCAACAGAAGACAATTTACCACCTGTCGATGTCACGATACGACCAGCAACAGAAACGCAAATTGACAAACAAGGACACTTTGATAAAACACCTAATCCTAGCAAAGTAGCGTGGACAGTGGATATTAACCAAGCGATGAAAGAACATACCAACTTGACTATAACCGAAACTTGGCCACAAGGTATTGCCTATGATTCAGTTAAAGTTTATGAATTGGTGATGAATTTAGATGGCACCGTAAAAGAAGTTAGCCGCCAATTAGCACCAAGTGAGTATACGGTTGATCAAAATGGGAATGTGAAGATTAAAGGAAAAACCAACAATGCCTATCGTCTGATCTATCAAAGTACAATTAAAGAAAGTGCAATCCCGGATAAAGGTGGTAAAGTATCTTTTACAAATGAAGCTGCTTTGACAAGCGAGGAAGTGACAGATGACTTGACTGCAAAAGCCACAGTCACCAATAGCTATGGTAAATTACTAGAAAAAAAACAGACAGGCTACAATTCAGACAAGCAAGAATTTTCATGGCAAATCAAATACAATTACGGCGAAAAAAATATTAGCAAAGAACAAGCTGTTTTAACTGATACAATGAGTGAAAACTTAACCTTTGAACCTGATTCACTGGTTTTACATCGAATTACTTTTGACAAAAACGGCAAAGAAATTATTGGCGCAGAACTTACCAGCCCTGCTGATTATCAAGTTGTGTATGATACCAGTAAAAATCAATTTGTTTTAAAATTTGCCCATGATGTTAATTATGCCGTTAAGATTGATTATAAAACGAAGGTAAATACACTCGTGACAGGGAACACCGATGTAGATAACCAAGTCGTAGTGGATACCGGTGGTGACGGTCAAGAAGGTGGCGATGATGGCACTGCGCAACAACAAAACATCATCAAAAATTTAGGCAATGTCGACTATGCAAACAAAACAGCTATCTGGAAGTTAGAAGTTAATAAAAATAATTACTACATGGAAAATGCGGTAATTACAGATACATTCCAGCCAATCCCTGGGCTATCCCTTGCTCAATCGCATTTAACGGAATCAAAATATGATCTAACGATTGAAACAAAAAGTGGTAAAAAATTGTTCGCCAAGCAGGATTACGACTTAACCGTACAAAAAAATCAAGCAGGTCAACAAACTGGCTTCACCATTAAATTTATAGGGGAGTATGCTAAAACAACGGAAAGTTTTATTATCTATTATAAAACTAATTTTGATGTGACCGGCTTAGACCCTGATGGAAAAACGGGACCAGACTCATTTATAAATCATGCAACAATCACTTGGACTGATAAAGAAGGCGGCAAACATCATTCCGATGATGAAAAACCATTTAAACCCCATGATCCGTTTACTTTAAATGCCCAAAAAAGTGGGGTCTATAACGCAGTTACCAAAGAAATCACCTGGACGATTGTTGTCAATTTAAGCCATAACCAGTTACACAATGCAACTTTAACCGACCAGATTATTGACAATCAGAGTTATGTTGACGGCAGTTTAAAAGTTTTCAATGCCCAGACCCAACCTGATGGTAACGTTTATATTAATGAAAAAGATGAAGTAACCAATCAAATGCAAGCAATCAAAGAGCCCACTGGGGATAATGATCAAACGTTAAGTCTTCATTTTCCAGAAGGTATCGCTAACACCTATGCTATTGTCTTTAAAACTTCATTGGCAGATAAAGTAATTGAAGGTTCAAAAGAATATGACAATGTAGCAGATTATGAGAATAATAATGATGACCGCAAAGTGACGGGTGAAGTATCTGTTTATCATGGTGGGGAAACGCTAGCTAAAGAAGGACTCCAAGATCCAGATGATCCAGATTATGTGCTATGGCACGTCACAATCAATGGTGCACAGTCTACTCTGGACGATGTAGTCATTACGGATCATCCTTCTATTAATCAAGTATTAGATGAAGATTCTGTAGTTTTATATCAAACGCAAGTAGCAGAAGATGGAACGATTACGCCGGATAAAACAAAACCGCTAGTTGCCGGAAAAGACTATACTCTTGAAGTCAAGACTGATAATGAAACAGGCCAGCAAACCTTAGAAGTAAAAATGGCCCATATTGAAACAGCCTATTATATGGAATATCGAAGTTTAATTTTATCAAGTACAACAGGAAGCCAAGATAAAGTCTCCAATAATGTAACAATTAAAGGAACAGGTACCAAAGTTATTGAAGGCAGTGATGGTCAAGATGTTACCGTTCAAGTCGACAATAGTGGTGGAAATGCTTCTGGTAAACGGGGAAAAATCGTCATTCAAAAAACAAAAGAAGATGGACAAACACCATTAAGTGGTGCCCACTTCCAACTCTTGGATATGAAAAAAGAGCATGTTTTACGCGAAGGCACCGTGACAGAAGATGGGAAAATTACTTTTGGTGGCTTACCACTAGGTTCTTATAAATTAGTTGAAACACAAGCACCAACTGGCTTTACCATTTCAGATGAATTAGCCGCAGGAAAGACAATCGAAATCACTGAAGCGACAACGGAAGAGGATGCACCATCATTAATTATTAAAAACGAACCTAATAAGGTCATTTTGAAAAAAGTGGGCGAACAAGGTACAGTTTTACCAAATGCGCAATTTAGATTAGAAAAATTAACTTCTAAAATTGTAGGATCATCATTTTGGCAAGAGATTCCCTTACTTCAACAAAGTCGCACGGATGAAAATGGGATTTTAGAAGTTGATGGGTTAGAAACAGGGATTTACCGCTTTGTCGAAGTATTTGCCCCAAGTGGCTTTGTCCGTGATGAAACGTCTCATATCTTTGTCGTATAA
- a CDS encoding DUF1129 domain-containing protein — MKTKEIIQLNANLQTQLTSVNEEYYGDLLVYVRTLAFLRDEQQTEELLLSILQDILDAQKNGRTAEAYFGKKPKEFADEIIQQLPFNVVDTAKLVAYGIGAYFLFSILPTLINPTRPFDVGTFSLTSIYVGAFSIFALWVFGKSTYHVRRSFKLLAAVFIGFLFAGGIAVNIFVSTPLKIYFGGFLGSATILIVALISGYLLAKQDNKKIWLPLIPVLTTSAFLGIFSRLPISSHYFDFSTQQGKTILAVTLCIALFLQFVLLFWLGYSSKQKK, encoded by the coding sequence ATGAAGACTAAAGAAATTATTCAATTAAATGCAAATTTGCAAACGCAATTAACAAGTGTAAATGAAGAATACTATGGCGATCTTTTGGTCTATGTTCGTACGCTGGCTTTTTTACGAGATGAACAGCAGACGGAGGAATTGTTGTTAAGCATTCTACAAGACATCTTAGATGCACAAAAAAATGGTAGGACAGCTGAAGCATATTTTGGCAAAAAACCAAAAGAATTTGCTGATGAAATAATACAACAACTTCCTTTTAACGTGGTGGATACGGCTAAACTAGTGGCTTATGGCATAGGGGCGTATTTCTTATTTTCAATTTTGCCAACTTTAATCAATCCAACGAGGCCCTTTGATGTGGGAACTTTCAGTCTTACTAGTATTTATGTAGGAGCTTTTTCAATTTTTGCTTTGTGGGTATTCGGAAAAAGCACGTATCACGTGCGACGATCCTTTAAGTTGTTGGCAGCGGTCTTTATAGGTTTTTTATTTGCCGGCGGTATAGCAGTCAATATTTTTGTTTCCACTCCGTTAAAAATTTATTTTGGAGGCTTTTTAGGAAGTGCTACTATTTTGATTGTCGCCTTGATTAGTGGCTATTTGTTAGCAAAACAAGATAACAAAAAAATCTGGCTTCCATTGATTCCTGTTTTGACTACAAGTGCATTCTTGGGTATCTTTTCTCGACTACCCATTTCTTCTCACTATTTTGATTTCTCCACGCAACAAGGGAAGACTATTTTGGCAGTTACATTGTGTATAGCCTTGTTTTTGCAATTTGTTCTCTTGTTTTGGTTAGGATATAGCTCTAAGCAAAAGAAGTAG
- a CDS encoding PadR family transcriptional regulator: MTQKNSSQMLKGILSGSILILLAEESLYGYTLSEKLVDFGFAEIPKGTIYPLLLTLEKKGLIEGRMEASPDGPQRKYYFLTEAGEKEKASFIQQWRQLKNNVDALIERDEKNED, encoded by the coding sequence ATGACACAAAAAAACTCTTCCCAAATGCTAAAAGGAATTCTGTCGGGCAGTATTTTGATTCTTTTGGCTGAAGAATCTTTGTACGGTTATACATTAAGTGAAAAATTAGTTGACTTTGGTTTTGCAGAAATCCCCAAAGGAACAATTTATCCCCTCTTGCTTACATTGGAAAAAAAAGGATTGATTGAAGGACGGATGGAAGCTTCTCCTGATGGTCCTCAGCGAAAATATTATTTTCTAACTGAAGCAGGAGAAAAAGAGAAAGCAAGCTTTATTCAACAATGGAGGCAGCTTAAAAATAACGTAGATGCTTTAATAGAAAGAGATGAAAAAAATGAAGACTAA
- a CDS encoding class I SAM-dependent methyltransferase, whose amino-acid sequence MKSYQEINKETIDRWVEGGWEWGKPTTHEDYVNAKNGHWQVFLTPTVAVPQNWLQELQGKKILGLASGGGQQMPIFTAVGGECTVLDYSAKQIESEYLVAKREGYEINAIEGDMTKKLPFADETFDLIFHPVSNCYVEDVQHVFDEAYRVLKKGGTLLSGLNNEINYIVDNDEKEIIWKMPFNPLKDEEARAFMQKEDAGMQFSHNMTEQLGGQLKAGFALIDLYEDTNGFGRLHDMNIKTYIATRAIKF is encoded by the coding sequence ATGAAATCTTATCAAGAGATAAACAAAGAAACAATCGACAGGTGGGTTGAAGGCGGCTGGGAATGGGGGAAACCTACGACCCATGAAGATTATGTAAATGCCAAAAATGGACATTGGCAGGTTTTCTTGACGCCAACTGTTGCTGTACCACAGAACTGGTTGCAAGAGTTACAAGGAAAGAAAATTTTAGGCTTGGCATCTGGTGGTGGGCAGCAAATGCCAATTTTTACTGCTGTAGGCGGTGAGTGTACCGTTCTGGATTATTCCGCCAAACAAATTGAATCAGAATATTTGGTAGCCAAAAGAGAAGGGTATGAAATTAACGCAATTGAAGGAGATATGACGAAAAAATTACCTTTTGCAGATGAGACTTTTGATTTAATTTTTCATCCTGTTTCAAACTGCTATGTAGAAGATGTACAGCATGTTTTTGATGAAGCGTATCGCGTTTTAAAAAAAGGTGGGACACTTTTATCTGGTCTAAATAATGAAATTAACTACATTGTAGATAACGACGAGAAAGAAATTATTTGGAAAATGCCGTTTAATCCTTTGAAAGATGAAGAAGCTAGAGCATTTATGCAAAAAGAGGATGCCGGAATGCAATTTTCTCATAATATGACGGAACAACTGGGCGGGCAGTTAAAGGCAGGTTTTGCTTTGATTGATTTATATGAAGATACGAATGGCTTTGGTAGACTTCATGATATGAATATTAAAACGTATATTGCAACAAGAGCAATTAAATTCTAA
- a CDS encoding DUF4387 family protein, with translation MSTVEDVVSYIRSKNAGPFWLTIDAFCQNIADTKKVVAAFERERIFIAKSFQVKPEDLEIYCLEAIQVAKISLPRNPIEGSRNERDMHGGQQYVSLLDIVCE, from the coding sequence ATGAGCACAGTTGAAGATGTTGTCAGCTATATTCGAAGTAAAAATGCAGGTCCTTTTTGGCTGACCATTGATGCTTTTTGTCAGAATATAGCCGATACAAAAAAAGTGGTAGCTGCATTTGAAAGAGAACGAATTTTTATTGCAAAATCTTTTCAAGTAAAACCAGAAGACTTGGAAATCTATTGCCTAGAGGCTATTCAAGTTGCCAAAATCAGCTTGCCACGAAATCCAATTGAAGGTAGCCGCAATGAACGGGACATGCATGGTGGACAACAATATGTTTCGTTATTAGATATTGTGTGTGAATAA
- a CDS encoding acyclic terpene utilization AtuA family protein has translation MESVKVFVPYGAVGLNCTQEAFEAGLLMKPDIISSDAGSTDSGPYYLGSGHGKYAIEDVKRDLKRMVLGADKLKIPMTVGTAGTCGSDEGVDTVYQLIVEICQEAGIHKKIAKIYSQQDRKTIKQKYHEDKVQGLHGAPVITEATFDECETIVALLGAEPYQEAFKNGADIIIGGRSTDTAVIAAYPLLKGCDPASCWHAAKTVECGGVCTSAGLQGGVFMEVDDKGFTIRAVQPQSTVSPYSVSAHLLYENANPVQLTEPGIRIDTKNAKYSALSDTAVRVEGTTIEYLPYTMKLEGAGIAGFQTVSMAGIRDRKIMNEPLQWIDEVSEAGIEKLEKAGISKESYDFWLRPYGYNGVSGMAVPEDYVPNEILMMLTVTAKTQELATQIAKAFNPLLLHYNMFAGKQMPSFAFIFSPAEMERGAIYEFKLYHTVLLDDPMELCRIVYETI, from the coding sequence ATGGAAAGTGTAAAAGTCTTTGTTCCCTATGGGGCAGTAGGATTGAATTGTACGCAAGAAGCCTTTGAAGCAGGTCTTTTGATGAAACCAGATATTATTTCAAGTGATGCTGGTTCAACAGATTCGGGGCCGTACTATTTGGGCTCTGGTCATGGAAAATATGCTATTGAAGATGTGAAGCGAGATTTAAAACGGATGGTACTAGGGGCAGACAAGTTAAAAATCCCGATGACTGTCGGGACAGCGGGAACGTGCGGCTCAGATGAAGGCGTCGATACTGTTTACCAATTAATTGTTGAAATCTGTCAAGAAGCAGGTATCCATAAAAAAATTGCCAAGATATATTCACAACAAGATCGAAAAACTATCAAACAAAAGTATCATGAGGATAAAGTGCAAGGGCTACACGGCGCACCTGTGATTACTGAAGCGACTTTTGACGAATGTGAGACAATTGTTGCTTTACTAGGAGCAGAACCTTATCAAGAAGCCTTCAAAAATGGTGCGGATATTATTATTGGCGGACGTTCAACTGACACGGCAGTAATTGCCGCCTATCCACTTTTAAAAGGCTGTGATCCGGCATCTTGTTGGCACGCAGCAAAAACTGTCGAATGTGGTGGCGTCTGTACCAGTGCCGGTCTACAAGGCGGTGTTTTTATGGAAGTGGATGATAAAGGGTTTACTATTCGAGCTGTCCAGCCACAAAGTACTGTTTCACCCTATTCCGTATCGGCACATTTACTTTATGAAAATGCAAATCCCGTTCAACTGACGGAACCAGGTATTCGCATTGATACAAAAAACGCCAAATATTCTGCTCTTTCAGATACGGCTGTGCGTGTTGAAGGGACGACAATTGAATATTTGCCGTATACGATGAAGTTAGAAGGTGCAGGCATAGCTGGTTTTCAAACAGTTAGTATGGCGGGTATTCGGGATCGCAAAATTATGAATGAACCTTTGCAATGGATCGATGAAGTATCTGAAGCAGGAATAGAAAAACTAGAAAAAGCTGGGATTTCAAAAGAAAGTTATGATTTTTGGTTGCGTCCTTATGGCTATAATGGTGTATCAGGAATGGCTGTTCCAGAAGACTATGTGCCAAATGAAATATTGATGATGTTGACAGTTACAGCCAAGACACAAGAATTAGCCACACAAATTGCTAAAGCTTTTAATCCCTTGTTACTTCATTACAATATGTTCGCTGGCAAACAGATGCCTTCTTTTGCCTTTATTTTTTCACCGGCAGAAATGGAGCGGGGCGCAATTTATGAATTTAAGTTGTATCACACCGTATTACTAGATGATCCCATGGAATTATGCCGTATCGTTTATGAGACGATTTAA
- a CDS encoding LysR family transcriptional regulator: MINEKHIHYLLTVANEHSITAAAKKLFISQPALSRFIREVERTIGTPLFIRDRGNLHLTKAGEIYLKGCQDVWHLAQSTTKEITELTHGHTGKITLGVTPLTGEFVFPAILDTFSQAFPHVELTLQEERMSVLYERVKKGAVDIALVYQNHDPELTFHYIYENPIYIQVPPSFAVKNEIRSKKEPFTAISPTQLANQAMILLKKGREMREIATSFFENFQIVPAKILETENIHLASNLVSLDKGFTFVPAIFCRKRQPTDSNFYVQLDDYPLKRELFCCHRKNAYLTEAEQFLIRELPKILA; the protein is encoded by the coding sequence ATGATTAATGAAAAACACATTCACTACTTATTAACAGTGGCAAATGAACACAGTATTACAGCCGCTGCCAAGAAACTTTTTATTTCACAACCTGCTCTTAGTCGCTTTATTCGCGAGGTAGAACGCACCATCGGCACCCCTCTTTTCATTCGCGACCGTGGCAATCTCCATCTCACTAAAGCAGGGGAGATTTATCTAAAAGGTTGCCAAGATGTCTGGCACCTCGCACAATCTACCACAAAAGAAATCACAGAATTAACCCATGGTCACACGGGAAAAATTACACTTGGCGTCACGCCATTAACCGGTGAATTTGTCTTTCCTGCAATTTTAGATACATTTTCCCAAGCATTTCCCCACGTTGAATTAACATTGCAAGAAGAGCGGATGAGTGTATTGTATGAGCGGGTAAAAAAAGGCGCGGTCGATATCGCCCTCGTTTACCAAAATCACGACCCTGAATTGACCTTCCATTATATTTATGAAAACCCAATTTATATCCAAGTACCGCCTTCTTTTGCAGTTAAAAATGAAATAAGATCAAAAAAAGAACCCTTTACAGCAATATCTCCCACACAATTAGCCAATCAAGCGATGATTTTATTAAAAAAGGGGCGGGAAATGCGGGAAATTGCAACAAGCTTTTTTGAAAACTTTCAAATTGTGCCTGCCAAAATTTTAGAAACTGAAAATATTCACTTGGCCAGTAATCTTGTCAGCTTAGATAAAGGATTTACCTTTGTTCCCGCGATATTTTGCCGAAAACGCCAACCCACCGATTCTAACTTTTATGTGCAGCTAGACGATTATCCCCTAAAACGCGAACTATTCTGCTGTCACAGAAAAAATGCCTATTTAACTGAAGCAGAGCAATTTTTAATCCGTGAACTTCCTAAAATATTGGCTTAA